In the genome of Phlebotomus papatasi isolate M1 chromosome 2, Ppap_2.1, whole genome shotgun sequence, one region contains:
- the LOC129803308 gene encoding uncharacterized protein LOC129803308, with the protein MRKPKSFSLERATVTAEDLTEWFQNCLKYFTEHNLLSISPDRVFNCDESAFFLTPEDGNVLSRRGSRVVPSLKNSGPKQCITVLFMVSATGELAPPMAVHKTDITPKIAIHNAEGWKMGTSPQSGWMDGPLFYAGLYFPKIVFQHSEESIINNQHDQATDNNPSNDPVIPGNQLSATSETQPIFDTLKQCYFWPGEIPKRRQKKRDKASNVKHQYIVSSEEIIAEQEEKLRQDLQKKKEIAERKLTRERNKKIRAEEKEIKLKEKNMVKEKAQMPIEAEKKKRGRKSAKKTEEKSKN; encoded by the coding sequence atgcgcaagccaaaatccttctcattggaaagagctactgttactgctgaagacctcacggaatggtttcagaattgtcttaaatatttcacagaacacaaccttctgagcatttcaccagaccgtgtttttaattgcgacgaaagtgccttctttttgacaccggaagatggaaatgtcctgtccaggagaggttcacgtgtagttccatctcttaaaaattcaggaccgaagcaatgtatcacagtactcttcatggtgtcagctactggcgaacttgctcctccaatggctgttcataaaactgacattactccaaaaattgccattcacaacgcagaaggatggaaaatgggaacgtcaccacagagtggctggatggatgggccacttttctatgctggtctttatttcccgaaaattgttttccaacattcagaggagtccattatcaataaccagcacgatcaggccaccgacaataatccttcaaatgatccagtcatccctggaaaccaactctctgcaacttctgagactcaaccgatcttcgacacactaaaacaatgctatttctggccaggagaaattccaaaacgtcgtcagaagaagagggacaaagccagcaatgtgaaacaccagtatattgtatcttccgaggaaattatcgcggaacaggaggaaaaattgaggcaggatttacaaaaaaagaaagaaattgctgaacggaagttgaccagagagaggaacaaaaaaataagggcagaagaaaaggagataaaactaaaggagaaaaacatggtaaaggaaaaggctcaaatgccaattgaagctgaaaagaaaaaacgtggaaggaagtcagccaagaaaaccgaggaaaaatcaaagaattga